The following are encoded together in the Bradymonas sediminis genome:
- a CDS encoding DUF1415 domain-containing protein — protein sequence MPSTQSPEHIEERVRRWVEDAVIGLNLCPFARSPYTRDQVRISIVDCEDFEDVLRQTFDEVDVLLSASPEKIVTTLVVVRGVLGDFDDFVDAIHAVDELLEQTGAADYLQLAHFHPDYQFDGTTPEALENFTNRAPFPILHLLREDEMSEVIARHPNPGAIPEQNIARLNALGAEAIAEIWRRFQ from the coding sequence ATGCCCTCGACGCAGAGCCCCGAGCATATCGAAGAGAGAGTCCGCCGCTGGGTCGAGGACGCCGTCATCGGCTTAAACCTCTGCCCCTTCGCGCGCTCGCCCTACACCCGCGATCAGGTGCGCATCAGCATCGTCGACTGCGAGGATTTCGAGGACGTATTGCGCCAGACCTTCGACGAGGTCGACGTGCTATTGAGCGCCTCGCCCGAGAAGATCGTCACCACGCTTGTCGTGGTGCGCGGCGTGCTTGGCGACTTTGATGACTTCGTCGACGCCATCCACGCCGTCGACGAATTGCTCGAGCAGACCGGCGCCGCCGACTATCTGCAGCTCGCCCATTTCCACCCGGACTACCAATTCGACGGCACCACGCCCGAGGCGCTGGAGAACTTCACCAACCGCGCGCCCTTCCCTATCCTGCACCTTCTTCGCGAAGACGAGATGAGCGAGGTCATCGCGCGCCACCCCAACCCGGGCGCCATCCCCGAGCAAAATATCGCGCGCCTCAACGCCCTCGGGGCCGAGGCCATCGCCGAGATTTGGCGACGCTTTCAATAA
- a CDS encoding dihydrolipoyl dehydrogenase has protein sequence MKTRQVDIAIIGAGTAGLNASREAHRAGKSWVIIDPGPYGTTCARVGCMPSKLLIAAAERAHTIAGAAEFGIQVNDWKVDGPAVLKRVRSERDRFAGFVKETVESFDPENLIRARARFSGPNTLIVDAKDDTIEVKAKAIVIATGSSPWTPPQLEGVADDVLTSDEIFEMEDLPASMAVFGTGIIGVEIGQAFAQLGVAIEFFNPFEDIGRFSDPKVVAETHRSFDEQLTMHLKSDVSAVEKVDGGFRIEWTDRDGEAHTRTFEAILNATGRRANVSDLDLEKTGIPLNEHGLPISSPRTLQCGDAPIFIAGDVSGHRPLLHEASDEGRIAGANALRFPDVQAYIRKTTLEIAFTSPQMAIVGNRWADLDHDEVVSGEVSFANQGRSRVMGVNEGLVRLYATKQDCRLVGAEMFGPRMEHMAHLLAWAIQQNTTVPELIAMPVYHPVFEEGLRTGLRDLAKSLRIAGHCQPQDRGEGPGV, from the coding sequence ATGAAAACCCGCCAGGTAGATATCGCAATTATTGGGGCCGGCACCGCCGGATTGAACGCGAGCCGCGAGGCACACCGCGCCGGCAAGAGCTGGGTGATTATCGACCCCGGCCCCTACGGCACGACCTGCGCGCGCGTCGGCTGCATGCCCTCCAAATTGCTGATCGCGGCGGCCGAGCGCGCCCATACCATCGCCGGGGCGGCCGAGTTTGGCATCCAGGTCAATGATTGGAAGGTCGACGGCCCCGCGGTGCTCAAGCGTGTGCGCAGCGAGCGCGACCGCTTCGCGGGCTTCGTCAAAGAGACGGTCGAATCCTTCGACCCCGAGAACCTGATCCGCGCCCGCGCCCGCTTCAGCGGCCCGAACACCCTCATCGTCGACGCTAAGGACGATACGATTGAGGTAAAGGCCAAGGCCATCGTCATCGCGACCGGCTCCAGCCCCTGGACCCCGCCGCAGCTTGAGGGCGTCGCCGATGATGTGCTGACCAGCGACGAGATCTTCGAGATGGAAGACCTCCCCGCGTCGATGGCCGTCTTCGGCACCGGCATCATTGGGGTCGAGATCGGCCAGGCGTTCGCGCAATTGGGCGTCGCGATTGAGTTCTTCAACCCCTTCGAGGATATCGGCCGATTCAGCGACCCGAAGGTCGTCGCCGAGACCCACCGAAGCTTCGACGAACAACTCACGATGCACCTGAAATCCGACGTCAGCGCGGTCGAAAAGGTCGACGGCGGCTTCCGCATTGAATGGACCGACCGCGACGGCGAGGCGCACACGCGCACCTTTGAGGCCATCCTCAACGCCACTGGCCGGCGCGCGAATGTCTCAGACCTGGACCTCGAGAAGACCGGCATCCCCCTCAACGAGCACGGCCTGCCCATCTCAAGCCCGCGCACCCTGCAATGCGGCGACGCGCCGATCTTCATCGCCGGCGACGTCAGCGGCCACCGCCCGCTTTTGCACGAAGCCTCCGACGAAGGCCGCATCGCCGGCGCCAACGCCCTGCGCTTCCCCGACGTCCAGGCCTATATCCGCAAGACCACCTTAGAGATCGCGTTCACCTCGCCGCAGATGGCCATCGTCGGCAACCGCTGGGCCGACCTCGACCACGACGAGGTGGTCAGCGGCGAAGTCTCCTTCGCCAACCAGGGCCGCTCACGCGTCATGGGCGTCAACGAGGGTCTGGTGCGCCTGTACGCCACCAAACAGGACTGTCGCCTGGTCGGCGCCGAGATGTTCGGCCCGCGCATGGAACATATGGCCCACCTGCTCGCCTGGGCCATCCAGCAGAACACCACCGTCCCCGAATTGATCGCCATGCCGGTCTACCACCCTGTCTTCGAAGAAGGCCTGCGCACCGGCCTGCGCGACCTCGCCAAAAGCCTGCGCATCGCCGGCCATTGCCAACCCCAGGACCGCGGCGAAGGCCCCGGCGTTTAA
- a CDS encoding EcsC family protein has protein sequence MSHAIPASLPALPALPADFAQWSEWAKAEFRVQRAPTLSVPDVELAREERQRIEMSWRALIAEWAKGLSVAPDDSARAAQYFFQNAQQAPPFVLRAAQLLCDRAMEDGATSPDVLHLVGAFVWPLRDIDASFSQLCWDYLVYAPWQTDSAALVDLFGAADRAQALGDGRTILDLAEAQLGAQNAYLARETLEAVVLIQTGKDHLDQVLGAGEFSSKERITGAAEALRRLAEIYVKAGDAQIHAREVIRWVAAQQKAPRALTEVLERRVWDLPYEETYQWAKAGPKLGEIDAQIAQALSADQPHHARRLAESVVTAHYDPVVWGAILPNIKKANTKFRAADPKDIREHHPSRHAASHLALLYVQTNFTTRRAEEFVEKILQLPRFVGVGAPLHAVRGDLQRFLVESDPYTLLNAQNRALERIDGRDAEKHARDAVIQWFDRRFSSEAPDLFDTAVDVITAPLAGLASIVSDLPMIEQSIAATFHKLFGCSAWLTGDLSDLRREGARRRAEAGVSPELMGFARKETMYMRGGAAAVSAATCLLPPGFAMVLGGAADLSTTLLLAFRAIARVGAIFGIDVNTCEGFQFALDAFTIGCSSDGGEGLIAFLSSKKRGVLSQVSVGGVSYGAAALSKHLWSTPRGDARCAAEYSIHYIARLCGFELSQSAAGKFIPVAGALYSGVTTYALVEQIVDAAIHIAARNALMGLLPAEPGEARR, from the coding sequence ATGAGTCATGCCATCCCAGCGAGTTTGCCCGCGCTCCCGGCGCTCCCCGCCGATTTTGCGCAGTGGTCGGAGTGGGCAAAAGCCGAGTTTCGGGTGCAGCGCGCGCCCACCTTAAGCGTCCCAGACGTTGAGCTTGCGCGCGAGGAGCGCCAGCGGATTGAGATGAGCTGGCGCGCGTTGATCGCGGAGTGGGCCAAGGGGCTGAGCGTTGCGCCGGATGATTCGGCGCGGGCGGCTCAATATTTCTTCCAAAACGCGCAGCAGGCGCCGCCCTTTGTGCTGCGCGCCGCCCAACTTCTGTGCGATCGGGCGATGGAGGACGGGGCCACCTCGCCCGACGTCCTGCACCTCGTCGGGGCGTTTGTGTGGCCGCTGCGCGATATCGACGCGAGCTTCTCGCAACTATGCTGGGATTATCTGGTCTACGCGCCCTGGCAGACCGACTCGGCGGCGCTCGTCGACCTCTTTGGCGCCGCCGATAGGGCGCAGGCGCTGGGGGATGGGCGCACGATTTTGGACCTGGCTGAGGCGCAGCTTGGCGCCCAAAATGCGTATCTTGCGCGCGAGACGCTCGAAGCTGTGGTGCTGATCCAGACCGGAAAAGACCACCTCGACCAGGTGCTCGGGGCCGGGGAGTTTTCGAGCAAAGAGAGGATCACGGGCGCGGCCGAGGCGCTGCGCCGCCTGGCCGAGATCTACGTCAAAGCCGGCGACGCTCAGATCCACGCGCGCGAGGTGATCCGCTGGGTGGCCGCACAGCAAAAGGCGCCGCGCGCGTTGACCGAGGTTCTTGAGCGGCGCGTCTGGGACTTGCCCTATGAGGAGACCTATCAGTGGGCGAAGGCCGGGCCGAAGCTCGGCGAGATCGACGCGCAGATCGCCCAGGCCCTGAGCGCCGACCAGCCGCACCACGCCCGCCGGCTCGCCGAGTCCGTGGTCACCGCCCATTATGACCCGGTGGTGTGGGGCGCGATTTTACCCAATATCAAAAAGGCGAATACGAAGTTTAGGGCGGCGGATCCCAAGGATATTCGCGAGCATCACCCGTCGCGCCACGCGGCCTCGCATCTGGCGCTGCTCTATGTGCAGACAAATTTCACGACCCGTCGGGCCGAAGAATTTGTCGAAAAAATCCTGCAATTGCCGCGCTTTGTCGGCGTCGGCGCGCCGCTGCATGCGGTGCGCGGTGACCTGCAGCGGTTCCTGGTCGAGAGCGACCCCTACACCCTGCTCAACGCGCAAAATAGGGCCTTAGAGCGCATCGACGGGCGCGACGCCGAGAAGCACGCGCGCGACGCGGTGATTCAGTGGTTTGACCGGCGATTCTCAAGCGAGGCGCCCGACCTTTTTGACACCGCGGTCGACGTCATCACCGCGCCTCTGGCGGGGCTCGCGAGCATCGTGTCGGATCTGCCGATGATCGAGCAGTCGATCGCGGCGACCTTCCACAAGCTCTTTGGCTGCAGCGCCTGGCTCACCGGGGACTTAAGCGACCTGCGCCGAGAGGGGGCGAGGCGTCGCGCCGAGGCCGGCGTGAGCCCCGAGCTGATGGGTTTTGCGCGCAAGGAGACGATGTATATGCGAGGGGGCGCGGCGGCCGTGTCGGCCGCGACCTGCTTGCTGCCGCCCGGGTTCGCGATGGTGCTGGGCGGCGCGGCCGACCTGAGCACCACGCTGCTGCTGGCCTTTCGCGCGATCGCCCGGGTGGGCGCGATCTTTGGCATCGACGTCAACACCTGCGAGGGATTCCAATTCGCCCTGGACGCGTTCACCATCGGCTGCTCCAGCGACGGCGGCGAGGGGCTGATCGCGTTTTTGAGCAGCAAAAAACGCGGGGTGCTCTCACAGGTTAGCGTCGGCGGAGTGAGCTACGGGGCGGCGGCGCTCAGCAAGCACCTCTGGTCGACCCCGCGCGGCGACGCGCGCTGCGCCGCCGAATATTCGATTCATTATATCGCGCGCCTGTGCGGATTCGAGCTCAGCCAGAGCGCCGCCGGCAAGTTCATCCCGGTCGCCGGCGCGCTCTATTCGGGCGTGACCACCTACGCGCTGGTGGAGCAAATCGTGGACGCCGCCATTCATATCGCGGCGCGCAACGCGCTTATGGGATTGCTGCCAGCGGAGCCCGGCGAGGCGCGTCGATGA
- a CDS encoding metallophosphoesterase family protein: MRWIHTRDFSIQQQAKCRECGADHYLYIPYCRRCKTPKITDTGEVDLSRAFAHKLAGAVRIAHLTDLHIGSGSNEIRCFRRWLCHLKQAAVDVVVVSGDLVHVPGDRYNLEHARRLLEDCGMAWCVVPGNHDVIQPDGEGAFYDVFGQYPRVEMHAGVEFVLVDSMAGLPVEQRATLEKIVRIGSNCYTEGMLGQVQLSQLADQLGSSGAARARVGVLHHHVSYQAAEAVVAQLPWIREDHVGTMKALFDADAFLSLARAQNIGVMLHGHHHRFQRPGTRRGHILVMNGGSSTLGERVNYVRVIDLLGETRVVHLLGLAN; encoded by the coding sequence ATGAGGTGGATTCACACGCGCGATTTTTCGATTCAGCAGCAGGCAAAATGTCGGGAATGCGGGGCCGACCACTACCTCTATATCCCCTATTGTCGAAGGTGTAAGACTCCCAAAATAACGGACACGGGCGAGGTTGATTTGAGCCGCGCCTTCGCGCATAAGCTCGCCGGGGCGGTGCGCATCGCGCATCTGACCGACCTGCATATCGGCAGCGGGAGCAACGAGATTCGCTGCTTTCGCCGCTGGCTTTGCCATTTGAAGCAGGCCGCGGTCGACGTGGTCGTGGTCTCGGGCGACCTGGTTCACGTGCCCGGCGACCGCTACAACCTGGAGCACGCGCGTCGGCTCCTGGAGGATTGCGGGATGGCGTGGTGCGTGGTCCCGGGCAATCACGATGTCATTCAGCCCGACGGCGAGGGCGCCTTCTACGACGTCTTCGGGCAGTATCCGCGGGTCGAGATGCACGCCGGGGTGGAGTTCGTCCTCGTCGATAGCATGGCGGGATTGCCGGTGGAGCAGCGCGCGACGCTGGAGAAGATCGTTCGCATCGGCAGCAATTGCTATACCGAAGGCATGCTCGGCCAGGTCCAACTCAGTCAACTCGCCGACCAGCTTGGGTCCTCGGGCGCCGCGCGGGCGCGCGTCGGCGTGCTGCACCATCATGTGTCGTATCAGGCGGCCGAGGCGGTCGTCGCGCAGCTTCCCTGGATTCGCGAAGACCACGTCGGCACGATGAAGGCGCTCTTTGACGCCGACGCGTTTTTGTCACTCGCGCGCGCTCAGAATATCGGCGTGATGCTCCACGGGCATCATCATCGCTTTCAGCGGCCGGGGACGCGGCGGGGGCATATTTTGGTGATGAATGGTGGAAGTTCGACGTTGGGGGAGCGGGTGAATTATGTGCGGGTTATCGACCTCTTGGGCGAGACGCGCGTGGTTCATTTGCTCGGATTGGCGAATTGA